Proteins encoded by one window of Yamadazyma tenuis chromosome 2, complete sequence:
- the ILV2 gene encoding Acetolactate synthase, mitochondrial (COG:H; EggNog:ENOG503NVDF) — protein MLSRNFRACRRLRLRVAAAPTSFNRSITKTSHTNATMSAAAAAARPTPAPSFNQQPATDKKPEPVPELLMDDSFIGLTGGEIFHEMMLRHNVDTVFGYAGGAILPVFDAIYNSDKFKFVLPRHEQGAGHMAEGYAKASGKPGVVLVTSGPGATNVITPMADALMDGVPLVVFTGQVATTAIGTDAFQEADVVGISRSCTKWNVMVKNVAELPRRINEAFEIATSGRPGPVLVDLPKDVTASVLRDSIPINTTLPSNALSQITRKYANEFTKEAIRRAASLINRARKPVLYVGGGVLNHPDGPKLVQELSDKALIPVTTTLQGLGAFNQNDPKSLDMLGMHGNAAANTAMQSADLIIALGARFDDRVTLNVSKFAPAARKAAAEGRGGIIHFEISPKNINKVVEATEAIEGDVTANLKKILPLIDSIKSRSEWMGQVAEWKEKYPYAYLKEEPGSKIKPQTLIKEISEQSATYGREVIVTTGVGQHQMWAAQYFTWTKPRTMITSGGLGTMGFGLPAAIGAQVAKPDAIVIDIDGDASFNMTLTELSSAVQAGAPIKVVVLNNEEQGMVTQWQSLFYEHRYSHTHQTNPDFMKLADSMNVKGIRITEQADLKAGIKEFLEYNDGPVLLEVVVEKKVPVLPMVPTGKGLDEFIVYDEEVERQEKELRHQRTGGKH, from the coding sequence ATGTTATCTCGTAATTTCAGGGCCTGCCGTCGCCTTAGACTTAGAGTCGCTGCTGCTCCTACCCTGTTCAACAGGTCCATTACCAAAACCTCCCACACAAATGCAACCATGAGTGCTGCAGCCGCTGCTGCAAGACCTACTCCAGCGCCttctttcaatcaacaaccGGCCACAGACAAAAAGCCCGAACCGGTGCCCGAACTCCTCATGGACGACTCGTTCATCGGGCTCACCGGTGGTGAAATCTTCCATGAAATGATGTTGAGACACAATGTTGACACTGTTTTTGGCTATGCGGGAGGTGCCATTCTACCAGTGTTTGACGCCATATACAACTCagacaaattcaagtttGTTTTACCCAGACACGAGCAGGGTGCCGGCCACATGGCCGAAGGGTACGCCAAGGCCAGCGGGAAGCCCGGTGTGGTGCTTGTGACATCTGGCCCCGGTGCCACGAATGTCATTACTCCTATGGCAGATGCATTGATGGATGGAGTACCGTTGGTGGTATTCACAGGCCAGGTCGCCACCACCGCCATCGGAACCGATGCTTTCCAAGAGGCAGACGTGGTAGGAATCTCCCGTTCGTGTACCAAGTGGAACGTGATGGTAAAGAACGTGGCTGAACTCCCACGTCGGATCAATGAGGCGTTTGAAATCGCCACTTCTGGACGTCCAGGACCGGTTCTTGTGGACCTTCCAAAGGACGTCACCGCCTCGGTTTTACGGGACAGCATTCCAATAAATACGACTCTTCCTTCAAATGCGTTGTCCCAGATCACCAGAAAATACGCCAACGAGTTCACCAAGGAGGCCATTCGCAGGGCTGCTTCTCTTATCAACAGAGCAAGGAAACCGGTTTTATACGTGGGAGGTGGTGTTTTAAACCACCCAGACGGTCCAAAATTGGTGCAAGAATTGAGTGATAAAGCACTTATTCCTGTAACCACTACTCTCCAAGGTCTCGGAGCTTTCAATCAAAACGATCCAAAGTCTCTTGACATGTTGGGTATGCACGGTAATGCTGCTGCCAACACTGCCATGCAAAGTGCCGACTTGATCATTGCTTTGGGTGCTCGTTTTGATGACAGAGTCACTCTCAATGTGTCCAAATTCGCACCAGCTGCCAGAAAGGCTGCTGCTGAAGGCCGTGGAGGTATCATTCATTTTGAAATCTCCCCCAAGAACATTAACAAGGTTGTAGAAGCCACCGAAGCCATTGAAGGAGATGTCACTGCTAACCTTAAGAAAATCCTTCCTCTTATCGACTCGATCAAATCGCGTTCAGAATGGATGGGCCAAGTGGCTGAGTGGAAAGAAAAATACCCTTACGCttacttgaaagaagaaccagGTTCTAAGATCAAGCCTCAAACCTTGATAAAGGAAATCTCCGAGCAATCGGCCACCTACGGCCGTGAAGTCATTGTCACCACCGGTGTGGGACAACATCAAATGTGGGCTGCTCAGTATTTTACCTGGACCAAACCTCGTACCATGATCACCTCGGGTGGCTTGGGAACTATGGGTTTTGGTTTGCCTGCTGCTATTGGTGCACAAGTTGCTAAGCCAGATGCAATTGTTATCGACATTGATGGAGATGCCTCTTTCAACATGACTTTAACTGAATTATCCTCTGCGGTGCAGGCAGGTGCTCCGATTAAAGTGGTTGTTTTGAATAATGAAGAACAAGGTATGGTCACCCAATGGCAATCCCTTTTCTACGAACACAGATATTCTCACACCCATCAAACCAACCCAGACTTCATGAAGTTGGCTGACTCTATGAATGTTAAGGGTATCAGAATTACTGAACAAGCCGACTTGAAGGCTGGCATCAAAGAATTCTTAGAATACAATGATGGTCCTGTTTTGTTGGAAGTGGTTGTAGAGAAGAAGGTTCCAGTCTTGCCTATGGTTCCTACTGGTAAGGGATTGGATGAATTCATCGTTtacgatgaagaagttgaaagacaagaaaaagaatTAAGACACCAAAGAACTGGTGGTAAGCATTAG
- a CDS encoding uncharacterized protein (EggNog:ENOG503NURQ; COG:S), translated as MTALDGFRRSTNNPESISKILKLVTADVYTGTNVPELSQYLRPVTAVTMSDSINFVKLQPILRDLKYEFQEIVPDEVIYVKFSEATSTSMQQTDLISSKESTGTAEKKELIILSNGTVIGWNFGEQQLLEVAPRLSSALDEQYAYESDEFDFIELEQLPPNPKSNGNSYMINDIILIQNVTEEKKILDKVAFSIGMSRSTRVSILEDNLEQFLKITRRNSDRLSKGLPVTASEHDVLQLTGKLFLLRGKLNLYNELIDTPDLYWSEPTLEKIYQQISTSLDINWRISILNRKLDYATDEQRAFLSFLNERKGTRLEWTIIILILIEVGFETYRFWQDTRPGSSSE; from the coding sequence atgACAGCCCTTGATGGATTCAGAAGGTCTACTAATAATCCCGAATCGATCCTGAAGATCCTTAAGCTCGTGACAGCCGATGTATACACTGGCACCAACGTTCCAGAACTTTCACAATATCTTCGGCCGGTCACTGCGGTCACTATGAGCGACTCGATCAATTTCGTGAAACTCCAGCCCATTCTACGGGATTTGAAGTACGAGTTTCAGGAAATAGTCCCAGACGAAGTGATATACGTCAAGTTCAGCGAAGCTACCAGCACCTCCATGCAGCAGACAGACCTTATCTCGTCTAAAGAGTCTACCGGCACCGCggagaagaaagaattgATTATTCTTTCGAATGGAACCGTTATAGGATGGAACTTTGGCGAACAACAACTCCTAGAAGTGGCTCCCCGGCTATCATCTGCGCTTGATGAGCAATACGCCTATGAGAGTGACGAATTTGACTTCATCGAACTTGAGCAGCTTCCTCCCAATCCCAAGAGCAACGGAAACTCGTACATGATTAACGATATTATTCTTATTCAGAATGTCAccgaagaaaagaagatccTAGATAAGGTGGCCTTCTCGATCGGAATGTCTCGTTCGACCAGGGTATCCATTTTGGAGGACAATCTCGAACAGTTTCTTAAAATCACCAGACGCAACTCAGATAGACTCTCCAAAGGCCTTCCTGTGACCGCCAGTGAGCACGACGTGCTCCAGCTCACCGGTAAATTGTTCTTGCTCCGAGGCAAGTTGAATCTCTATAACGAGTTGATTGATACGCCAGACTTATACTGGAGTGAGCCTACGCTTGAGAAAATCTACCAGCAAATTTCCACCAGTTTGGATATCAACTGGCGAATTTCGATTTTGAACCGCAAACTCGACTACGCCACAGATGAACAACGGGCgtttttgagtttcttgaacGAACGCAAGGGTACCCGTCTTGAGTGGACAATTATCATCTTAATCCTCATCGAAGTGGGATTTGAAACATACCGATTCTGGCAGGACACACGACCAGGGTCTTCTTCGGAATAA
- a CDS encoding uncharacterized protein (EggNog:ENOG503P7K6; COG:K): MTKRSDSDSDTNSNDNTQSKKQKVKLDKDSSNFKLITTSTGPRVSQACDRCRIKKIKCDGLRPCQNCSKINFDCKTSDKLTRRAFPKGYTENLENKVKLLEEENRKLKLRVGDADDEQSHSQTPVSINPNEYNDMGNSRKQVIISKNNARVQINNPIDQIFNLDKKGIIIGNDNLNFESQFNHLLINLNLPFLKITNSHNYLLDDPNSYLYHPSSALYNSFHNRDLDVIYNPLTSSNKTHDSYLGAVSNLTNNELPIDIYDLFIKLINSFKKIFSNKKELDNQITSFFLNYNIFIPIFDYKKFMESYDNFHTMYPFMFTYDDATINGFNLSNNDYSVVNEYLMVVIQIYAIIMMNNPTINLNLLLNHSSPYYALNSRSSSKNKNIIRSLYDFLPYLNVFHVSISQLQTCLLFLYYSLLTNNKEKSLVLSSLINAFIGVLGINLNSKNLFFNDLSLDIQQRRDRVKIFWVFKVLLKCFNLKFGFKPSLNTTVINPVTIDRYFQLTPEKLSSLLESEIAPTEDDDEHVDELFKTLLKPSIEFLNLVNIIIPSSFSPNYYQYLKGSNHSNKKSQQHHPKNLDWILNDDDGDGNDGNLNYNFNQFVTIDNNLAAWRESLKTKTLNLVPLEYKMNLSKISYDYGDTSLYHSIKINNLTDLANTGITEEEMNYYLENGLPDISTTVKMIQIQLNFHYLVIRSSNYLNFIVDKELSAHYYSKIVEISKELLGYFVVIFSHVTQAVDGASDPALTVSKSFIHHNPHSTGTNPVILDSLGIDVDEDGFVINDFSAKRRRTSNQAPSFSFKSKTLPSSPFNFMLNGLSMTVINLKKTILLQMLYILICSIKSIKKNNQIDSSLNDLVNVSVDVFIKVFVNYQLNSKKKNSTGISKLKEDELYNKLMNDELKDQILREQRIEEEENEEDYVDYQLEFENTDYFSGFNQISEIDWDDEEMDEDLKILKILKFIKYKMNQIKELAKRRQKLKHKLHTPVDETPKTTKATVKPEPTVQFSPPPSIHNFYTSSNPPKYPPNLPKIPSISKLDYLLPEDNFPTHTIAGNFTKSKDYVIAPSKRDDDLVKREQLAVNDLMSLKNGHGSPTGLESYRKSGASTNTSPH; encoded by the coding sequence ATGACCAAAAGATCCGacagtgacagtgacaCCAATAGCAATGACAACACACAAAGCAAAAAGCAAAAGGTCAAACTTGACAAGGACTcgtcaaacttcaagttgatcaccaccTCGACTGGCCCCAGAGTCAGTCAGGCGTGTGACCGGTGCCGAatcaaaaaaatcaaatGTGATGGGTTAAGACCCTGTCAGAATTGctccaagatcaactttgaTTGTAAGACCAGTGATAAGTTGACTAGAAGAGCTTTTCCCAAAGGTTATACTGAAAATTTGGAGAACAAGGTTAAACTACTCGAGGAAGAAAACAGAAAGTTGAAATTAAGAGTGGGTGATGCTGACGATGAGCAAAGTCATTCTCAAACCCCCGTGTCGATAAATCCTAACGAGTATAATGATATGGGCAACTCCCGCAAACAAGTCATCATATCCAAGAATAATGCTCGAGTGCAAATTAATAATCCTATCGACCAgattttcaacttggataaaAAGGGCATCATCATCGGGAACgataacttgaacttcGAGTCTCAGTTCAATCATTTATTGATTAATTTGAACTTGCCGTTCTTGAAAATCACCAACAGTCACAACTACTTACTCGATGACCCCAATTCATATTTGTATCATCCGTCTTCTGCCTTGTACAATCTGTTTCATAATCGAGATTTGGACGTCATATACAATCCGTTGACATCTCTGAACAAAACTCATGACTCTTATTTAGGAGCGGTTTCAAACTTGACCAATAATGAGTTACCTATCGACATCTACGATTTGTTCATTAAGCTTATCAACAGTTTTAAAAAGATATTCAGTAACAAGAAGGAGCTTGACAACCAGATCACCCTGTTCTTTCTTAACTACAATATCTTCATTCCTATTTTCGATTACAAGAAGTTTATGGAAAGCTATGATAATTTCCATACCATGTACCCTTTCATGTTCACCTATGATGATGCTACAATTAACGGGTTTAATTTGCTGAATAATGATTATAGTGTGGTGAACGAGTACCTTATGGTGGTGATTCAGATTTACGCTATTATCATGATGAATAACCCTACTATCAATTTAAACTTGCTCTTGAACCATTCGAGTCCTTACTATGCCCTCAACAGCAGATCTTCTTCGAAAAATAAGAATATCATAAGGTCGTTATATGATTTTCTTCCTTATTTGAATGTGTTCCATGTATCCATCAGCCAGTTACAGACTTGTCTTTTGTTCCTTTACTACTCCTTATTGACCAACAATAAGGAAAAATCTTTAGTGTTGTCTTCCTTGATTAATGCTTTCATTGGTGTTCTCGGGATCAAtttgaactccaagaacttgttcttcaatgatttaTCATTGGATATTCAGCAAAGGAGAGACAGAGTCAAAATTTTCTGGGTTTTCAAGGTTCTTTTGAAAtgtttcaacttgaagtttggtTTCAAGCCAAGCTTGAACACCACAGTTATCAATCCAGTAACCATTGACAGATATTTCCAATTAACTCCAGAAAAATTAAGTCTGTTGTTGGAAAGTGAAATTGCACCtactgaagatgatgatgaacatGTTGATGAGTTATTCAAAACGCTCTTGAAACCCAGCATcgagtttttgaacttagtcaatatcatcatcccTTCGTCTTTTTCTCCTAACTATTaccagtacttgaaggGCAGTAATCactccaacaaaaagagtCAGCAACATCATCCCAAAAATCTTGACTGGATCTTAaacgatgatgatggtgatggtaaTGATGGAAATTTGAATTATAATTTCAACCAGTTTGTCACCATTGATAACAATTTAGCAGCATGGAGagaatctttgaaaactaAGACGTTGAATTTGGTGCCTTTAGAGTACAAAATGAATCTATCTAAGATATCATACGACTATGGAGATACCAGTTTGTATCATTCCATTAagatcaacaatttgacgGATCTTGCAAACACCGGTATAACGGAAGAGGAGATGAATTATTACTTGGAGAATGGACTTCCTGATATCAGTACAACTGTTAAAATGATCCAGATTCAATTGAACTTCCATTATCTTGTGATAAGAAGTCTGAACTACCTCAACTTCATTGTCGATAAAGAATTATCTGCTCATTACTATAGTAAGATTGTGGAGATTTCTAAGGAACTCTTGGGATACTTTGTGGTGATCTTCTCTCATGTTACACAGGCTGTTGATGGGGCAAGTGACCCCGCTTTGACTGTATCTAAAAGTTTCATTCATCATAATCCACATAGTACTGGTACAAACCCAGTGATTTTGGATAGTTTGGGTATCGATGTTGACGAAGATGGGTTTGTCATTAATGATTTTCTGGCAAAgcgaagaagaaccagcAACCAAGCACCCAGTTTCAGCTTTAAGAGTAAGACGCTTCCTTCATCTCCGTTCAACTTCATGCTCAATGGGTTGTCGATGACGGTTATCAACCTCAAGAAAACTATTCTTTTGCAAATGCTTTATATTCTCATTTGCTccatcaagtccatcaaaAAGAACAACCAAATTGACTCCTCGTTGAACGACTTAGTGAATGTGAGTGTGGATGTTTTTATCAAGGTATTTGTGAACTATCAgttgaattcaaagaaaaagaatAGTACTGGAATCTCCAAGTTAAAGGAAGATGAGCTCTACAACAAGTTAATGAACGACGAGTTAAAGGACCAAATTTTGAGAGAACAAAgaatcgaagaagaagaaaatgaagaagattatgTCGACTACCAgcttgagtttgaaaacaCAGACTACTTTTCTGGTTTCAACCAGATCTCTGAAATAGACTGGGATGACGAGGAAATGgatgaagatttgaagattttgaaaatcttgaagttcatcaaATATAAGATGAACCAAATCAAAGAGTTGGCAAAAAGAAGacagaagttgaagcacAAATTGCATACTCCAGTAGAcgaaacaccaaaaaccaCTAAAGCTACCGTCAAACCAGAACCCACTGTTCAGTTCAGTCCACCTCCATCAATTCATAATTTCTACACCAGTTCCAATCCTCCAAAATACCCACCAAATTTACCCAAAATCCCTTCCATTTCCAAGCTTGATTATCTTCTCCCGGAAGATAACTTCCCTACTCACACCATTGCTGGGAACTTTACCAAATCCAAGGATTATGTGATTGCGCCATCAAAAAGAGACGACGATTTGGTGAAGCGTGAACAATTAGCCGTGAATGACTTGATGAGCCTCAAAAATGGGCATGGGTCACCTACTGGTCTAGAAAGTTATAGGAAATCAGGGGCTAGCACCAACACATCTCCCCACTAG
- the MEP1 gene encoding low affinity high capacity ammonium permease (COG:P; EggNog:ENOG503NVB7) produces the protein MWELSRRKLFTENDQYDSSEMLLFTIASSMIWIMVPGLAFLYSGLARRKSALSMIWIVLVSSFIGLFQWYFWGYSLAFSASSNNFIGNLQLFGFKSIVGENDPEATYASLAFSIFQMQFMLVTLAILAGACIGERGRFLPTCVFLFFWATVVYCPVVYWIWGGGWASSWRGGALDYAGGGPVEILSGVSAFVYSAVLGRRNQDLMINYRPHNISTVFLGTALLYVGWLFFNGFSCANASVKVPYSMMNTHLTAAFGAISWCLLDFRLEKKWSMMGICSGTISGLVAATPASGMIPLWASVILGVVSGVVCNLSTQIKYVLRVDDSLDVLAEHGIAGIVGLLFNGIFGSSTVIGYDGVTDHAGGWIDHNWKQLYVQIVYILATAAYSGGMTFVLCFTINKIPGLHLRVDYHGEEVGIDEDQIGEFAYDYVEVRRDFLSWSDPNGSGERSVVEEVGQESQQQADKEADVYEAKPESSESVDNSTNNELKQE, from the coding sequence ATGTGGGAACTTAGTAGGAGGAAGCTCTTCACGGAAAACGACCAGTATGACTCGTCAGAAATGCTTTTATTTACAATCGCGTCGTCGATGATCTGGATTATGGTGCCAGGTTTGGCGTTTTTATACAGTGGGTTGGCACGGCGGAAGAGTGCACTTTCCATGATATGGATTGTACTTGTCAGCTCCTTCATCGGGTTGTTTCAATGGTATTTCTGGGGTTACTCGTTGGCATTTTCGGCATCAAGTAACAACTTTATTGGAAATTTGCAGTTATTTGGGTTCAAGTCGATTGTAGGAGAAAACGACCCTGAAGCTACATACGCTTCCCTTGCATTCTCCATTTTTCAAATGCAATTCATGTTGGTGACGTTGGCAATTCTTGCCGGGGCCTGTATCGGTGAACGAGGCCGTTTTCTACCCACCTGTGTATTCTTATTCTTCTGGGCAACCGTGGTGTATTGTCCGGTGGTGTACTGGATCTGGGGTGGGGGCTGGGCCCTGAGCTGGCGGGGCGGGGCGCTCGACTACGCTGGCGGTGGCCCCGTCGAGATTCTCTCGGGAGTGTCTGCGTTTGTGTATTCGGCGGTTTTGGGTAGAAGAAACCAGGATTTGATGATCAACTACCGGCCGCACAACATTTCCACTGTGTTCTTGGGAACAGCGTTATTGTATGTGGGGTGGCTCTTTTTCAACGGGTTTAGTTGTGCCAATGCGTCCGTCAAGGTACCGTATTCCATGATGAATACCCATTTGACGGCTGCGTTTGGGGccatttcttggtgtttaTTGGATTTTAGattggagaagaaatggTCCATGATGGGTATTTGCTCAGGAACCATTTCGGGATTGGTGGCCGCCACTCCCGCCAGTGGGATGATTCCGTTGTGGGCCTCGGTAATCCTTGGGGTTGTCTCGGGAGTTGTGTGTAACTTGTCCACTCAAATCAAGTATGTTTTACGGGTGGACGACTCGTTGGATGTTTTGGCAGAGCACGGAATCGCTGGAATAGTGGGACTTCTCTTCAACGGGATCTTTGGTAGTAGTACTGTCATTGGCTACGACGGCGTGACCGACCATGCTGGAGGGTGGATAGACCATAACTGGAAACAGTTGTATGTTCAAATTGTCTACATCTTAGCCACCGCTGCATATTCTGGAGGAATGACATTTGTGCTATGTtttaccatcaacaagattcCTGGCTTGCACTTGCGGGTTGACTACCACGGCGAGGAGGTGGGAATCGATGAGGACCAAATCGGCGAGTTTGCCTATGACTATGTGGAAGTTAGAAGAGACTTTTTATCGTGGTCCGACCCCAATGGTTCCGGTGAACGGTCGGTGGTAGAAGAAGTAGGTCAGGAGCTGCAGCAGCAGGCGGATAAGGAGGCCGATGTTTACGAAGCCAAGCCCGAGTCGTCGGAGTCGGTTGACAACTCGACGAATAACGAATTAAAGCAAGAGTAG
- a CDS encoding lysin-domain-containing, chitin-binding glycosyl hydrolase (CAZy:GH18; EggNog:ENOG503NUVP; COG:G) has translation MAKGESCSFLIEKFSNVKSVANLNTWNELTPTPDWNGCSNLLLGQQVCVSEGGYPNKKPAENSDGSCHSYTVKSGDTCAALASTYYPLTTDEIESYNSDTFGWYGCSKLTKGQKICLSAGTAPKPTTDENAQCGATAPGDLYNTECPLNACCSQYGYCGITSDYCATTTSTTGAPGTFGCQSNCGYGSLHTSQAKTFRNIIYWLDSTGDLASDPTQYSTSDYDTMHYAFVNINSDLTIDTSKLAVSDFLKVSQKKVVSFGGWDFSTSTSTYEIFRNIVSTSTSRSNFASQVVQLISDYDLDGVDLDWEYPAETGIADIPDDYSGNGKKFLSLIKTIKGSLPSGKTLSVAIPATYNYLKNYPVADMQSYVDYFVFMTYDLHGTWDDSTTTGVQCHTDLTAISDAMLMLDKAGVKMWKLVGGIATYGHTYKLSSTSCTALGCAFSGAGDAGSVTNSAGILADSEINAISSSSKKVKRWSDSTINCDIMVYNTNNWVAWPKASERATLKTYFKDHAMGGSAIWAGNYLAHSAYTP, from the coding sequence GGTGAGTCGTGCTCTTTcttgattgaaaaattcagTAACGTCAAAAGCGTTGCTAACTTGAACACCTGGAACGAATtaactccaactccagaCTGGAACGGGTGTTCCAACCTATtacttggtcaacaagtgTGTGTTTCGGAAGGTGGATATCCTAACAAAAAACCAGCCGAAAACAGCGATGGTTCCTGTCATTCGTATACGGTAAAATCGGGAGATACTTGCGCTGCTTTGGCATCAACATACTACCCTCTCACCACCGATGAAATCGAATCCTACAACTCAGATACGTTTGGGTGGTACGGGTGTCTGAAGTTGACTAAGGGCCAAAAAATCTGCTTGAGTGCTGGTACCGCACCAAAACCAACTACGGATGAGAATGCACAATGCGGAGCGACTGCCCCTGGGGATTTGTACAACACCGAGTGCCCATTGAACGCTTGCTGTAGTCAGTACGGGTACTGTGGTATCACCTCCGACTACTgtgccaccaccaccagcaccaccgGAGCCCCAGGAACCTTTGGGTGCCAATCCAACTGTGGATACGGGTCCTTGCACACCAGTCAAGCCAAAACCTTTAGAAACATTATCTACTGGTTGGACAGTACCGGGGACCTCGCTAGTGATCCCACCCAGTACAGCACTTCCGATTACGATACGATGCACTATGCGTTTGTGAACATCAACCTGGACTTGACCATCGACACCAGCAAATTGGCTGTCagtgatttcttgaaggtgtcccagaagaaggtggtgaGTTTTGGTGGCTGGGACTTCAGTACTTCCACTTCCACCTACGAAatcttcagaaacatcGTGTCTACTTCCACCTCCAGACTGAATTTTGCCAGCCAGGTGGTGCAATTGATTAGCGACTACGATTTGGATGGGGTGGATTTAGACTGGGAATACCCTGCTGAAACTGGAATCGCAGATATCCCCGATGATTATAGTGGTAATGGAAAGAAATTCCTTTCGTTGATTAAAACCATAAAGGGGTCGTTGCCTTCGGGAAAGACCCTTTCGGTTGCAATTCCTGCCACCTACAACTACTTAAAGAACTACCCAGTTGCAGACATGCAAAGTTACGTGGATTACTTTGTTTTTATGACTTATGATCTTCATGGAACATGGGATGACAGTACTACTACTGGGGTGCAATGCCATACTGACTTGACTGCAATCAGCGATGCCATGTTGATGCTTGACAAGGCAGGTGTTAAGATGTGGAAATTGGTGGGGGGAATTGCAACTTACGGCCATACATACAAGTTGTCTAGCACCAGCTGTACCGCCTTAGGATGTGCCTTTAGTGGTGCCGGTGATGCAGGTTCCGTTACCAATAGTGCTGGTATCTTAGCTGACAGCGAAATCAATGCCATTTCATCCTCGTCAAAGAAAGTTAAAAGATGGTCAGATAGCACTATCAACTGTGATATAATGGTCtacaacaccaacaattggGTGGCCTGGCCAAAAGCTTCCGAAAGAGCCACTTTAAAAACGTACTTCAAAGACCATGCTATGGGTGGAAGCGCTATCTGGGCTGGAAACTACCTTGCTCATTCTGCTTATACCCCATAG